A single window of Methylomarinum sp. Ch1-1 DNA harbors:
- a CDS encoding exodeoxyribonuclease VII small subunit: protein MPRKKSTTLFEDSMAELEQLVEQMEQGDITLEESLQSFERGIKLTRICQKALQDAEQKVQVLLEKDGKQTLEPFNDE from the coding sequence ATGCCGAGAAAAAAAAGTACGACATTATTTGAAGATTCTATGGCGGAACTGGAACAGCTGGTAGAACAAATGGAGCAAGGCGACATTACCCTGGAAGAGTCGCTGCAGTCCTTTGAGCGCGGTATCAAATTAACCCGTATCTGCCAGAAAGCGTTGCAGGATGCTGAACAGAAGGTTCAGGTTTTACTGGAAAAAGACGGCAAACAAACCCTGGAGCCATTTAACGATGAGTAA